In one window of Zhongshania aliphaticivorans DNA:
- a CDS encoding nuclear transport factor 2 family protein, translating to MGNARLALEASRLSGQYVEQGNKAAWLDLFADDACVQDPVGVSPLDPEGCGHTGKSAIANFWDTVIAAGDIDFTIVSSHPAGDECANVVKMVNTLAGGITMQLDMVVVYRANDLGKIVSLKAYWDFEAVQQQLS from the coding sequence ATGGGGAATGCTAGATTAGCGCTGGAGGCCAGCCGTTTATCGGGCCAGTATGTAGAGCAGGGCAATAAAGCAGCTTGGTTAGATTTGTTTGCCGATGATGCTTGTGTGCAAGATCCAGTTGGGGTATCGCCACTTGATCCAGAAGGTTGTGGTCACACGGGTAAATCGGCAATTGCTAATTTCTGGGACACGGTTATCGCAGCTGGCGATATTGATTTTACGATTGTGTCATCTCACCCGGCGGGTGATGAATGTGCCAATGTGGTTAAAATGGTAAATACGCTTGCCGGCGGGATAACGATGCAACTAGATATGGTGGTTGTTTATCGCGCAAATGACCTTGGAAAAATTGTTTCACTTAAAGCGTATTGGGATTTTGAGGCAGTGCAGCAGCAATTGAGTTAA
- a CDS encoding OmpA family protein, with the protein MPARAQLINVELLGVSLTAPVTDVLADVNLLSGQNDGMSLLSVEVLGPETLLGVGVSGQDILLLGAPVDGVEGLGDLSGLTGDIDSSQGAVLEFLQDTAMGDINPTILTLSLPGSGGEQGSEDSTSNDNKVIAKSEVLTHISTSKLSDCVDNDRDSVCDSEDQCLDSPAGAIVLPSGCHFDRNRVLSLQGVTFDMGTAVLAGSSVNTLRQAAQMIRLVPDLLVQIAGHTDDVGSEQDNQTLSEQRARAVKNYLIEAGVAAKQLVVKGYGELRPLVSIDGLSAEALSDARASNRRVELRILDEHNPTSDR; encoded by the coding sequence ATGCCTGCGCGTGCCCAATTGATAAATGTTGAGTTGTTAGGGGTATCGCTTACCGCACCGGTGACAGATGTTTTGGCCGACGTTAATTTACTCAGCGGCCAAAACGACGGTATGAGCCTGCTTTCGGTTGAGGTCTTAGGTCCTGAAACGCTGTTGGGTGTGGGTGTTAGCGGCCAAGATATCTTATTACTAGGGGCGCCTGTTGATGGGGTTGAAGGTCTGGGAGACTTGTCAGGGTTGACGGGGGATATCGATAGCTCTCAAGGGGCTGTTTTGGAGTTTTTGCAAGACACCGCAATGGGAGATATAAACCCAACGATTCTTACTTTATCACTGCCTGGCTCAGGCGGTGAGCAAGGGAGCGAGGACAGCACCAGTAACGATAATAAGGTTATCGCCAAATCTGAAGTTTTGACGCATATTTCAACTAGCAAGCTAAGCGATTGCGTAGATAATGACCGTGATAGCGTCTGTGACAGCGAAGATCAGTGTTTAGATTCTCCTGCTGGAGCAATAGTTTTACCCTCTGGGTGTCACTTTGATCGAAATCGTGTTTTATCGCTGCAGGGGGTGACGTTTGATATGGGCACTGCAGTATTGGCTGGCTCCTCAGTTAATACATTACGACAAGCAGCGCAGATGATAAGGCTTGTGCCTGATTTATTGGTCCAAATTGCAGGCCATACTGACGACGTTGGTAGTGAACAAGATAATCAAACTCTATCTGAGCAACGTGCAAGGGCGGTAAAAAACTATTTGATAGAGGCCGGAGTAGCAGCCAAACAGCTTGTCGTTAAGGGGTATGGAGAGTTACGACCTTTGGTTTCGATTGATGGGCTTTCAGCTGAGGCACTGAGTGATGCGCGCGCCAGCAACCGACGAGTAGAGTTGCGAATTCTCGATGAGCATAACCCAACCTCAGATAGATAG
- a CDS encoding ShlB/FhaC/HecB family hemolysin secretion/activation protein: MAIDLPPVIPPQASTAERIEQYAAAQSDSIIDVKIGEYDLRISGNRYLSREQIDLIMGVAKTPAQAVNALNQAYYQLGHLLVTVYFAHRNNMIFAHVINGHLAAIKAPESIYPYFSGLIGDEDLSRSEFDSKRVLANLKSKRAGLDYAITYQLSEDPTAFTLVLTESVKEDHDSTDISVSVNNFGNRFLGRYFANATIKHDFSSGLEASLSYDRALTELGEVNGGDYYDGYTLRVNYPSSYGLYGVEARYTEYERYAEGEISTDNGALLNDVLCGLPLVCDLTASLGLNLDGTATEQSLLRLMAETSSVALTGEQVISSDALHRFTVSQRLEKIDSTINIDGFGTALDEPQTTLELGLKYNKLIRLFGVGSQLTVQGFVEAGLGSDEGTLASDDREGVVSTGRRTGEFLVARPRIGLKMAVTDWATLKTDVISQFSDGQQLPLQQQFFLGGAAGLNAYLPGVLVGDSGVYSKFALESNGLPFFGFTFTPAVFAEYGQAWYEDASGEAGDVRSLADIGFSVRAALGKGFVTEFLAATPVYDDNLDENALSQLEVDFFWRLSLTF, encoded by the coding sequence ATGGCCATTGATCTACCTCCCGTAATTCCTCCTCAGGCCTCAACGGCTGAGCGCATTGAGCAATATGCTGCGGCGCAATCAGATTCAATCATCGATGTAAAAATTGGTGAATATGATCTGAGAATCTCGGGTAATCGCTATTTGAGTCGAGAGCAAATAGATTTGATAATGGGTGTTGCAAAAACACCAGCGCAGGCAGTGAATGCGTTAAACCAAGCTTATTACCAGCTTGGGCATTTACTGGTCACAGTCTATTTTGCACATCGTAACAACATGATTTTTGCACACGTTATTAATGGCCATTTAGCCGCTATTAAAGCCCCAGAGAGTATCTACCCATATTTTTCTGGATTGATTGGGGATGAGGATTTAAGTCGTTCTGAGTTTGACAGCAAACGCGTACTGGCAAACTTAAAAAGCAAACGTGCGGGCTTAGATTACGCAATTACCTATCAGTTATCGGAAGACCCCACCGCCTTTACACTCGTACTCACAGAGTCTGTTAAAGAAGACCACGATAGTACAGATATCAGTGTCAGTGTTAATAATTTTGGCAATCGGTTTTTAGGACGTTACTTTGCCAATGCGACGATTAAACATGACTTTAGCTCTGGATTAGAGGCCTCGCTATCTTATGATCGCGCCTTAACTGAGCTTGGCGAAGTCAATGGCGGTGATTACTACGATGGCTATACACTACGAGTAAATTACCCAAGTAGTTATGGCTTGTATGGTGTTGAGGCCCGCTATACTGAATATGAGCGTTATGCTGAGGGTGAAATTTCGACTGACAACGGTGCCTTGCTTAATGATGTGTTGTGTGGTCTGCCTTTGGTTTGCGATCTTACCGCATCTCTTGGATTAAATTTGGATGGAACGGCTACAGAGCAATCCCTGCTTCGATTAATGGCCGAGACTAGCAGCGTTGCGCTAACGGGTGAGCAGGTGATTAGCAGTGACGCCTTACATCGATTCACGGTTTCCCAGCGTTTAGAAAAAATTGACAGCACCATTAATATTGATGGCTTTGGCACTGCCTTGGATGAACCCCAAACGACTCTTGAGCTTGGCTTAAAGTACAATAAATTAATCCGCTTATTTGGTGTGGGTAGCCAATTAACCGTCCAAGGCTTTGTTGAGGCTGGATTAGGTTCAGATGAGGGAACGTTAGCTAGCGATGACCGAGAAGGCGTTGTTTCTACTGGCAGGCGCACAGGTGAATTTTTAGTTGCGCGGCCTCGGATTGGTTTGAAAATGGCAGTGACGGATTGGGCTACATTGAAAACGGATGTGATCAGCCAATTCTCTGATGGCCAACAATTGCCACTTCAGCAACAATTTTTCCTTGGCGGTGCCGCGGGCTTAAACGCGTATTTGCCAGGCGTATTAGTTGGCGATTCTGGTGTGTATAGCAAGTTTGCGCTGGAAAGTAATGGTCTTCCTTTTTTTGGTTTTACGTTTACTCCCGCTGTATTCGCAGAGTACGGGCAGGCTTGGTATGAAGATGCCTCAGGTGAGGCGGGTGATGTACGCTCACTGGCAGACATTGGGTTTAGCGTTCGAGCGGCGCTTGGTAAGGGCTTTGTGACAGAATTTTTGGCTGCAACGCCGGTTTATGACGACAATCTCGACGAAAATGCATTGTCGCAACTTGAAGTGGATTTCTTTTGGCGCTTATCGTTAACCTTCTAG